From the Rhinatrema bivittatum chromosome 7, aRhiBiv1.1, whole genome shotgun sequence genome, one window contains:
- the LOC115096223 gene encoding tigger transposable element-derived protein 1-like, which translates to MGPKKARSGNADKGKRKAVRTTIELKKEIIAKYEQGTRVSDLSAEYGMPKSTISTFLKNKAVIKAANVAKGVTLITKQRPQIMEEMEKLLLIFIKEKELAGDSINEVVICEKALQIFSDLNKETGEGAFTFKASRGWFENFRHRSGIHRVTRHGEAASANQEAANNFIKEFSDYVKAEGFVPEQVFNCDETGLFWKKMPANTYITKEEKALPGHKPMKDRLTLLFCANASGDCKVKPLLVYHSDNPRPFKRHNVMKSKLAVMWRSNTKAWVTRQFFTEWVREVFAPRVKEYLAEKKLPLKCLLVMDNAPAHPPALEEDLVDDYSFIKVKFLPPNTTPILQPMDQQVISNFKKLYTKALFRKCFEVTNDTQLTLREFWKEHFNILNCVNLIDTAWSNVTHRTLYVAWRKLWPERDSEGLEAESAPVVDEDVAVVDDIVAIGKTMGLDIQQDDINELVEGHAAELTTEELMHLQQQQQKDMVEEISSEEEERVEDISSGLIHEMCAKWTEIANFVEQHHPDKVVANRAVNIFNDNVMSTFRKISERRKKQQKIEKFFRKEIRQATAEKDSDSPQQKIQRTETPEEQLPSVFIEEDSPSRQ; encoded by the coding sequence ATGGGTCCAAAGAAAGCCAGAAGTGGTAATGCAGACAAAGGTAAGCGGAAAGCTGTGAGAACAACTAttgagctgaagaaagaaatcattgCCAAATATGAACAGGGCACACGTGTTTCGGATCTGTCTGCTGAGTATGGCATGCCAAAATCAACTATCTCTACTTTCCTTAAGAATAAAGCTGTTATAAAGGCTGCCAATGTTGCCAAAGGTGTAACGCTGATAACTAAGCAAAGGCCTCAGATAATGGAGGAAATGGAGAAGCTGCTCCttattttcattaaagaaaaagaGTTAGCAGGTGACAGCATCAATGAGGTCGTTATTTGTGAGAAAGCACTACAAATATTCAGTGATCTGAACAAAGAAACAGGTGAAGGTGCTTTCACGTTTAAAGCCAGCAGAGGTTGGTTTGAGAATTTCAGACATAGAAGTGGCATACATCGCGTCACTAGGCATGGGGAAGCAGCTAGTGCAAACCAGGAGGCTGCTAATAACTTCATTAAAGAATTTAGTGACTATGTCAAGGCAGAAGGGTTTGTTCCTGAGCAGGTGTTCAACTGCGATGAGACCGGATTATTCTGGAAAAAAATGCCAGCCAACACCTACATAACCAAAGAGGAGAAAGCGCTACCAGGGCACAAGCCTATGAAAGATAGGCTTACTCTTTTGTTTTGTGCAAATGCAAGTGGTGATTGCAAGGTAAAACCCTTGCTTGTCTACCATTCAGACAATCCCAGGCCATTCAAAAGGCACAATGTAATGAAGAGTAAATTGGCTGTGATGTGGCGGTCTAACACCAAAGCTTGGGTTACCAGACAATTCTTTACAGAGTGGGTGCGTGAAGTTTTTGCACCTCGAGTGAAGGAAtacctggcagaaaaaaaattgcCTTTAAAATGTCTATTAGTGATGGACAatgctcctgctcaccccccAGCTTTAGAGGAAGATCTAGTTGATGACTATAGCTTCATCAAAGTAAAATTCTTACCCCCCAATACAACCCCTATTCTGCAACCCATGGACCAACAGGTCATATCCAATTTCAAGAAATTGTACACAAAGGCCCTCTTCCGGAAGTGCTTTGAAGTGACAAATGACACACAGCTAACTCTGAGGGAATTTTGGAAAGAACACTTCAACATCCTAAATTGTGTAAACTTGATTGACACTGCTTGGAGTAATGTCACTCATCGCACATTGTATGTGGCATGGCGAAAACTATGGCCCGAAAGGGACAGTGAGGGTTTAGAAGCTGAGTCAGCTCCTGTCGTTGATGAAGATGTTGCTGTGGTTGATGATATTGTGGCCATAGGAAAGACCATGGGCCTTGACATTCAACAAGATGACATCAACGAACTTGTGGAAGGTCACGCTGCTGAGTTAACCACCGAGGAACTGATGCACCTACAACAACAGCAGCAGAAGGATATGGTGGAAGAAATTTCTtctgaagaagaggagagagtggaggaTATTTCTAGTGGCCTTATTCATGAAATGTGTGCAAAATGGACAGAAATCGCAAACTTTGTTGAACAACATCACCCTGATAAAGTGGTAGCAAATAGAGCAGTTAACATTTTTAATGACAATGTTATGTCCACTTTCCGCAAAATTtctgaaaggagaaaaaaacagcaaaaaattgaaaaattcttcCGTAAAGAAATCAGACAAGCAACTGCAGAGAAAGATTCTGATTCTCCTCAGCAAAAGATACAGAGAACAGAAACACCCGAAGAGCAGTTACCCTCTGTTTTTATTGAAGAGGACTCCCCTTCAAGACAATAA